From Vicinamibacterales bacterium, a single genomic window includes:
- a CDS encoding DUF305 domain-containing protein produces the protein MSHTPFSRLVLVLSTLAAAAACRTASTGSAPTTQILQPGAPGQETRTISTAQATDLSKVRFTPADSRFMQGMIGHHAQAVEMVALIPSRTQNQYMKMLGQRIDISQADEMNMMRKWLEVRGQAIPGPHSHHEPGGMMPGMLTPEEMTALGNAKGVEFDRLFLLGMIKHHMGAITMVDELFKTPGAGQDGEIFAFASDVDSDQRMEIDRMGAMLKELQK, from the coding sequence GTGTCTCACACCCCTTTTTCCCGTCTTGTCTTAGTCCTGTCTACCCTGGCCGCGGCAGCCGCCTGCCGTACGGCCTCTACCGGTTCCGCGCCCACCACCCAGATTCTGCAGCCCGGCGCGCCGGGGCAGGAAACGCGCACCATCAGCACCGCCCAGGCCACCGACCTGTCGAAGGTCCGGTTCACGCCCGCCGACAGCAGGTTCATGCAGGGCATGATCGGCCACCATGCGCAGGCGGTGGAGATGGTCGCGCTGATTCCGTCGCGCACCCAGAACCAGTACATGAAGATGCTCGGTCAGCGCATCGATATCTCGCAGGCTGACGAGATGAACATGATGCGCAAGTGGCTCGAGGTCCGCGGCCAGGCCATTCCCGGCCCGCACTCGCACCACGAACCCGGCGGCATGATGCCGGGCATGCTGACCCCGGAAGAAATGACCGCCCTGGGCAACGCCAAGGGCGTCGAGTTCGACCGCCTCTTCCTGCTCGGCATGATCAAGCACCACATGGGCGCCATCACCATGGTGGACGAGCTGTTCAAGACGCCGGGCGCCGGCCAGGACGGCGAGATCTTCGCGTTCGCCTCGGATGTGGATTCCGACCAGCGCATGGAAATTGACCGGATGGGCGCAATGCTCAAGGAGCTGCAGAAATGA